The Brachyspira sp. SAP_772 genome includes the window AATATTTTTATTATAATACCAACACATCAGTATTACAAAGCTCAACACTATTATATAACTATTTAGTAAAAATAATGCCAACTAATCCATATAGATTTGTTATAAGCGGAGACAGTGAAGCAGAATACAGCGTAGATTAAAATAAAAAATAATAATAAATAAAAAAGCCTCTTAAAATATTTTAAGGGGCTTTTTGTTATTAAATAAATTAAATTATTGCAAAGAAGTTAAAACTACTAAGTCAGCGATATCCTGAGCAGAACATCCTCTTGAAAGGTCATTAGCAGGTTTAGCAATACCTTGGAGCATAGGACCAATAGCAGTACATTTACCAACTCTCTGAGCAATTTTATAACCAATATTACCAGCATTCAAATTAGGAAATATTAATACATTAGCATTACCTTTAACTCTAGAGTTAGGTGCTTTTTGCTCTCCTACTTTTGGAACTATAGCAGCATCAAATTGAAGCTCACCATCATAAACAAAATTAACATTTCTTGAATCTAATATTTTTTTAGCCTCTATCACTTTATCAACAGATTCATGACTTGCAGAACCTTTAGTAGAGAAAGATAAGAATGCAACTCTAGGGTCTTTACCAGTCATTTTTCTAAAAGAATCAGCAGTAGACTCAGCAATATCGGCAAGCTGTTCAGAAGTAGGGTCAGGTATAACAGCACAATCAGCAAAACAAGCCATACCATCATCAAATAAAGCCTTATCAGGACTCTCTACAAAGAATGTAGAAGATAAAGTTTTAATTCCTTGTTTTAAACCTATTAAAAATAAAGCAGCTCTAAGCATTTCACCAGTAGCATATACAGCTCCTCCCACCATACCATCAGCACCGCCATCAGCTAAAATAGCAGCACCAGTGTATACAGAATTATAAACGATAAGCTCTTTAGCCTGATCTCTAGTCATTCCCTTTTTCTCTCTAGCTTTAAATAATAATTCTATATAGTTTTCTGTTTTAGATTCTACTTTAGGGTCAAATACTCTAGCAAAACTATCTCCTAATGTAAGTGAATTTTCTCTTGCCAAAGCTTCTACTTTAGCCCTATCTCCTATTAAAATAACATCCTTCGCTAAACCTTCGTTTTT containing:
- the pta gene encoding phosphate acetyltransferase, producing the protein MASFMDSLREKVKANPKSIILAEGYDERHVKAAVILKNEGLAKDVILIGDRAKVEALARENSLTLGDSFARVFDPKVESKTENYIELLFKAREKKGMTRDQAKELIVYNSVYTGAAILADGGADGMVGGAVYATGEMLRAALFLIGLKQGIKTLSSTFFVESPDKALFDDGMACFADCAVIPDPTSEQLADIAESTADSFRKMTGKDPRVAFLSFSTKGSASHESVDKVIEAKKILDSRNVNFVYDGELQFDAAIVPKVGEQKAPNSRVKGNANVLIFPNLNAGNIGYKIAQRVGKCTAIGPMLQGIAKPANDLSRGCSAQDIADLVVLTSLQ